ACAAACTTGTATTTTAACGGTAGAAAATGAAGTTTGGCCAAATGCCGATTGGCATTGATTTCTCCGACTTAGTAAATGGAACCTGCACCGTATCATTCCAATACAATCCTTATAATTGGAAACACTTTCttcgagaaatttttttatcataaacaATTCCTCATATTGTTCTATTCACATTCGTTTTAAGCCACTTTCAATTCAGTTCTTTATTGTTGTTGATGAAACTTGGATGAGCACGTTACTAATTTGGTGAAAgttgattaaaatataattgtatttataaaaaaaagtgagaattcaggaaaaaaaaattatagaaaatgagGCTtttaaaaaccaacaaaaacaaacaaactagaGCAGCTAACAAAATTAACAGTTACTATAATTTACAGTGTGATTGATAGACCGTAATTTCCATTTTCCCAGGTGTCAACACATGTATCTAGTTTTCATCATGGTTCAAGCCATTCAACCAagcttacaattttttttttttttttctttttgagatagCTAGATAGATAGTAGAAGAGGGAGAAATGGGTTCGAACACAAATACAAGACACTACAATAGATTCTATTACCGCTCAACTAACACTTGATACTATTGAGCTTACAACTTACAACCACAATAACCAGCTCTCTACATAGCAATCATAAGGGCTGGCAAAGACCGTTCATAAAGGTCCCGAGGCTGGCTCTGCCACAGTGTGGCACTCTTTTGCCTAACTTCCCATGGCCTCAGTTCCTGCACTGTGAGCCATGTGTTAAAATACTCtctaaattttgtaattagACCATCTTTTAAAGTCCACAAGTGAACCCAATAATGTGCTCCTTCCCATCCCTCAACAATCACACTATCATCACCAATAACAGTGATACTCTTAGGCTCAAAAGTGAACTCTTTGTAGGTTGATTCCCCAGTGAGCACACGCATCATGTGGTGGCGTTTTGGAGGTCCATGGAACCACCATTCGAGGTCACAAGCTAGGAGCTTAGTCACAGTCTCAATTTGACCATTTGCCAATGCCTTGTAAAGTGCTTCCACAATTGCCTTGTTTTGCACTTCCGGCTTTGCCTTTGCATCTGGAATGGACTCCAACAATATTATTGGAGATTCAATATCGTTGGAATTGGGAGGTGCCATGTTTTTGGGAAGTGAAAGAAGTAGTGAGGTGGGTTACTAAGATTTTGTTAGAATTGGATTGATTTTTCAGTGCATGGTGTATGGCTAGCTCAGCCAATTTATAGGAGTGAAGAAGATAAAGGGGTATACTGTATTCTGTATAGTGCCAATTATTGTTTGAAGATGACAATACTGGTGGGGATTGATTGTTAATTTCAATGACATGGAAAATCGCATGGTTTTGATTTGCTCCGAAGACTCTTATTTTTTAGATACCATTTGGTCCAAAGACATGGGTTACACTTACCTAATGCtaaaataatctttaaaaaTTCTTTAATAACCCAATAAGAAATATACTAATTAAACCCAATGCTTTTCTAGGGAAAAATGGTTTTGTAATGGTATTTTGGTATAGTGgatatatagttatatacaaTACAAGATGTCATGATCTACTCTCTATTGTCTACATTTTCATAGAATGACCACCATGCAGGGagttttttcttgttcttttttagCACTAGAACTAAAACTCACTTTGCCAAAATTGCCATCATAGCAttattcttctttgtttttttgtggtATTTTATGCTTTAAATTGACTTTTAGAACTTGTATTTTGTTCTTTCTGAGTCCGAGTGCAGCAGTCTATTAGGTTAGGTGGGAAAAATCTAGAAACAAGGAGAAAAACAAAGCGAATTTTTTAATATGGTgtgtttataactttatataaagGTTTACAGAAATAATCTTTGAATTCTTACATTTATATTGATGCGTATATTCTAAATAATGGTGCTCATATGACCATTTgcacaaagaaagaaggaaatcCTGGTGGAGGAGGTTTCAATGGGATATTAAATGGCCGGCCCCCCGTTAGTGTAAACATAATTCTAACATTGGTGGAAATACCAGTGAGGAGGCTTCAATGGAGGGTGGAACCATTTGTGTACGTAAACTTAGTTTCATCTTTGAATTATGTTTGGGAACTTCTAAAGGAATATAATGCAATgcaatagataaaataaaaaataatgaaaaaaaaaaaattatccctCTCTTAATTTGTTTGGGAGATGATtgaaaatgcttttttttttttttgttctaaataaATGTAAcaacattattattatgttattttcttaataAGAATAGAGATATATGCCCtccacacacacgcacacacacacacacacacaaaccaatGATACTATTCGACTTCAAATAAAAGTTTATTAAAACTAGTCTCATTACACGTGTTTCACGCAtgcgatgaggctttttttaatttaattttagtggtcctatttagtattttgtagcaaaataaaattttgtgttggtgggtggtggtggtttaCATGGCGATTCAGAACTCCATCACTGATTTAGTCAAGGCAGAGCAACgaggatggtggtggtggtttacTCGGCGAGCAGAGCAGCAAGGTACGGCGAGGAGATCAACTGgtgaactctctctctctctctctctcaaagttaCACGAGTTAGGGATTTGGgtcctttgttttgttttgatttaggGGAAGGGGAACgatgatttattttttcaagatttttcttattttcttttaattctgaactaaaaaaaaaaaaaaaaaacacacacacacatgcaaaaCTGTGTCGTTTTAGTGGTTCTAATAGCAACACTAACTGAGCTATAACGGAGTCCTAcattgataaaaattgaaagatgattgaattgacaaaactgaaacttagaagactgaaatgaaaaaatgtaaaaattagagggtcagttttgcatttttacctaattttttttttgaggatctaatttataagtggataaagcaatttgaaaattaatagaagaattttcaaaaaaaaaaaagggagaataactctattttttagtcaatgttttagtgggagttagagttgtatttgtgggtacctaaggcatgcttgcaacgtcctaggcatgcttggcaaTGTCCTTGGCTGACctaggcatgctttgcaacgtcctcggcaAGCTTAgcaacgtccttggccgacctTGGCATGAtttgcaacgtcctaggcgtCCCACATCGAAGAGAAATCCCTCcactttctaccttataagctTTGAAGCGAATGAGTAGTGTACCACTAGTTCTTAtgacgttgcaaagcatgcctaggtcggccaaggacgttgcaagcatgcctaagtatgccttaggtacccacagtATTTTTACCAGATCgttttttagttttgtctctacttaaacaaaTAGGTGTAAGagtatttttgaaccaaaaaaatgaggatcccaaacaagaaaagccccttaaataatagtatagacaTAGTTCATTCCATCCCATTTCTACCAAATTTGGAGGGGttgaaaattgagtttaatttttcAGTCCTTCTCCTCCTCTCAAACTCCTAAacgagaaaaagaagagaataatCTCATAAACAATTAGTTAAGGAGTCTGATTGCTCCCCAAAGCTCAACAAATTGGAATAGTGAACATTGTAATGCTTATATAAACTTATATGGCTTAATTACATAATGaatcccatatatatatatatatatatatatgtgcgtgtgtgtgttaaaaagaCAAATAGCTGGTTGTGGTGGAAGTGAAAGTGGTGGTGAAACTTTGATCTTAATTATGAAGCAAATCTTAAAGTTTCCATTTTTCTCTTGAATCCTTATTTTTAagacatttttcttttgaatccTAAAGTTTCATTTGTATATATCTAGATCCATCTTATAATGTCATAAATCATTATAATATATATCCTCAATGCCTCTttattacctaaaaaataacaaacacTCATAATTTATACGAAAGACCTATTTAGACACATAAAAATCCATGTAAATCCAATTAGAATTTTAATGCAAATGAATTCCACAAAATGATGATATCATTACtatagggtcacgattcgtggcggaccgtaacagtgtcgggttcgcacgtaaaacggccctaacaatatcatttgtagaacgtgggtttgaaaagctaggccttgatcgataggcgatgagtttttcatggtgttcatacaaggttaaacgatcgtcacccctagagtacttctcctggaagtgggctgggaggctctcgtttttggccctttttcccagccccccccccctcttaggttactgatttttcctttttatctcCCCCTGTGCCCGCTgtccttcatccacgtataaggtcaatctttccaaggctgatacttgtcacatcagtccatacccaaagtcgttgggggtggttgtaaaagctggagagtgtGGCTCTGCCAAGTGCAGAACATTAAATgtcagtaacagcagctttccctggatattttagatctttcttccatgttccagtcctataccgtttttacccttccctttgggggtactgtgggtctgccgaggactgaactaccctcggcggtacccaaaggctatttcgttgaacttgggccataatcctcctcggcttgagcctttggactctccctgggtagatgggcctggcccataaatcatttgcgccCCACAATTACTAAAAGAAATGTATTAATAGAATATAAGACCCAAagcaaatataaattaaaacatGAGTTCCTTTTCTAACTAATTGCAATCATAATATATAgttatttttctcttaatttttatcaaatgatCCCTGGATTGAGATCCTAGAGTTTGTACGATTTCTCCATTATagagattttaaaattttgacaattcattaatatatatatatatatatttatatataaatggatGGATGGTATGAATAATACTAAAATGTTTGTTTCTAGAATAACTTGCGTTTTACTTAACATTTTGAAATTAATAGTTGATGCCCTAAAAGACCATTAAGGGTAGTAAAACAAGGAAAAtgtttctttccaaactagCTAGTTCGGAGAAAAATCTTTCAaactttttctatatatttttattggatgtaaaatttaaaaatctaattgttgaattgtATGTCTTTATTATATTggaaaaaatttagctataatATTAGTAGTAGCCATAAATTTAGTAGTAGCTcaagactacaaccttacttaatatctttttattagaggtgaattttaacaaatctatcattaaattacattttcttcttatattctaatgcttgcaaaatttcgagaagataaaaaattaataattatatcatcaataaattgtttaaatttaaagttttgtagtttaaaattatacataaaatataagcttatagatcatatagtaaataatatctgattgacataaaatttgacatgtatattaagagtgtaaagaatatacaattcaacggttaaattttcaaaatatactaaaatttgtcctattatatcctccatgcttggaaattttcaaaaaattaaaatatcaatagttatatatcatcaatcaaatgtttaaattttaagtttgtgtggtataaaattatgcataaaaaataagtttattgatcgaatagtaaataatatccaatttgaatgaaatttgaaatacgtgttaagaatataaaaaacatgtaatttaacagATAGATTCCAAAATTTACAtcgaataaaaaaatatttaaaaaattcatttccataaaataaaaattaaaaaaaaactttcaaaaaaaaaaaattaaacggATAGTAAAACA
The DNA window shown above is from Quercus lobata isolate SW786 chromosome 7, ValleyOak3.0 Primary Assembly, whole genome shotgun sequence and carries:
- the LOC115954010 gene encoding wound-induced protein 1-like, which gives rise to MAPPNSNDIESPIILLESIPDAKAKPEVQNKAIVEALYKALANGQIETVTKLLACDLEWWFHGPPKRHHMMRVLTGESTYKEFTFEPKSITVIGDDSVIVEGWEGAHYWVHLWTLKDGLITKFREYFNTWLTVQELRPWEVRQKSATLWQSQPRDLYERSLPALMIAM